The proteins below come from a single Gossypium raimondii isolate GPD5lz chromosome 2, ASM2569854v1, whole genome shotgun sequence genomic window:
- the LOC105789209 gene encoding ACT domain-containing protein ACR8, with protein sequence MEWHACLDEYEKLVIRMNTPRVVIDNGVCPTATLVKVDSARRHGILLDAVQVLTDLNLSIKKAYISSDGQWFMDVFHVTDLNGNKLTDESVISYIEQSIETTHCDRSHGFNGLTALELTGTDRIGLLSEVFAVLADLQCDVVDAKVWTHNGRIASLIFVKDCNSGSPIEDSQQIDKIEARLRNVLKGDNDIRSAKTTVSMAVTHTERRLHQMMFADRDYERKPILEHKSELSAVTVQNWVERGYSVVNVQCKDRTKLLFDVVCTLTDMQYVVFHATIKTSGDKAYLEFYIRHRDGILVSSEPERHRLIQCLQAAVERRASEGVRLELCTSDRQCLLADVTRTFRENGLNVTRAEISTTSDVALNVFYVTDATGNLADPKTIEAVRQKIGLGNLKVKELPSVYHEKAEPEEQQAVGVGGAVLLSLGSLVRRNLYNLGLIKSYS encoded by the exons ATGGAGTGGCATGCCTGTCTTGATGAATATGAAAAGCTTGTTATAAGGATGAATACACCCAG GGTTGTGATCGACAATGGTGTTTGTCCTACTGCGACTCTGGTCAAG gTTGATAGTGCTAGAAGACATGGAATTTTGCTGGATGCTGTTCAAGTTTTAACGGATCTGAATCTTTCAATTAAAAAGGCTTATATTTCATCTGATGGACAGTGGTTTATGGATG TTTTTCATGTGACTGATTTGAATGGAAACAAATTAACGGATGAGAGTGTTATTAGCTACATTGAACAG TCCATTGAGACCACTCATTGTGATAGAAGCCATGGATTTAATGGTTTAACAGCCTTGGAATTAACCGGAACCGATAGAATCGGTCTTTTATCTGAAGTATTCGCGGTTTTAGCCGACTTGCAATGCGATGTGGTTGATGCTAAAGTATGGACTCATAACGGTCGAATTGCATCTTTGATTTTCGTTAAAGACTGTAATTCAGGGTCGCCAATCGAAGACTCGCAACAAATCGACAAAATTGAAGCACGTTTAAGGAATGTTTTGAAAGGAGATAACGATATTCGTAGCGCGAAAACCACGGTTTCTATGGCCGTAACTCATACCGAAAGAAGGTTGCATCAAATGATGTTTGCAGATCGTGATTACGAACGGAAACCGATTTTGGAACATAAGTCGGAGTTGTCGGCTGTCACCGTGCAAAACTGGGTGGAAAGGGGTTATTCTGTTGTGAATGTTCAATGCAAGGACCGAACTAAACTCCTGTTTGATGTTGTTTGCACATTGACAGATATGCAATATGTTGTGTTTCATGCCACTATCAAAACATCAGGCGATAAAGCATATTTG GAATTTTATATTAGGCACAGAGACGGAATACTGGTTAGTTCAGAACCCGAACGACATCGTTTAATCCAATGTTTACAAGCTGCAGTCGAAAGAAGAGCATCCGAG GGTGTAAGGCTCGAGTTATGCACATCGGATAGACAATGTTTATTAGCCGACGTGACTAGAACGTTCAGAGAAAATGGTCTTAACGTGACGAGAGCTGAGATATCAACCACGAGCGATGTAGCTCTAAATGTTTTTTATGTAACCGACGCAACGGGAAACCTAGCCGATCCCAAAACCATCGAAGCAGTACGACAAAAGATCGGTTTAGGTAACTTAAAGGTCAAGGAACTACCTTCGGTTTACCATGAAAAAGCCGAACCCGAAGAGCAACAAGCTGTCGGGGTCGGTGGGGCGGTATTGTTATCACTTGGTAGCCTAGTGAGAAGGAATCTATACAACTTGGGGTTGATTAAATCCTATTCTTGA
- the LOC105789212 gene encoding ATP-dependent Clp protease ATP-binding subunit CLPT2, chloroplastic has protein sequence MAVAQSLSNPSSTTSLISQSRNQSKPTSPPSFLKPHSLQSPWLGFKISFQPSQTRPYLPNHRTITATISLSLPTSKTDRVASAGKVPKWSRRAIKSFAMAELEARKLKYPTTGTESLLMGILIEGTNLAAKFLRANGITLSKVRDETVKLLGKGDMFFFSPEHPPLTEDAQRALDWAVDEKLKSGGDGEITTTHLLLGIWSEVESPGHKIMAALGFNDAKSKELTSSSEPDSVDG, from the exons atggcagTTGCCCAGTCTCTCTCAAATCCATCTTCCACCACCTCACTAATTTCCCAATCCAGAAACCAATCAAAACCCACTTCTCCTCCTTCATTTCTAAAGCCCCACAGTTTACAAAGTCCTTGGCTTGGCTTCAAAATTTCCTTTCAGCCATCACAAACCAGACCCTACTTGCCCAACCATCGCACCATCACTGCAACTATCTCCTTAAGTCTCCCCACTTC gAAAACAGATAGGGTTGCTTCAGCTGGGAAAGTTCCCAA ATGGTCAAGGAGAGCGATAAAGTCATTTGCTATGGCTGAATTGGAAGCTAGGAAACTCAAGTATCCAACTACTGGAACTGAGTCGTTGCTCATGGGCATATTGATTGAAG GAACTAATCTGGCTGCAAAATTTTTGCGTGCAAATGGTATCACTCTTTCCAAGGTTCGTGATGAGACTGTCAAATTATTAGGAAAGGGTGACATGTTCTTTTTCAGTCCCGAGCATCCTCCTTTGACAGAAGATGCTCAAAGGGCACTTGATTGGGCTGTTGATGAGAAACTAAAATCTG GTGGTGATGGGGAAATTACAACAACTCATTTGCTTCTTGGCATTTGGTCTGAAGTGGAATCACCTGGTCACAAGATAATGGCAGCTCTTGGCTTCAATGATGCCAAATCTAAGGAGCTCACTTCGAGTTCTGAACCTGACTCTGTAGATGGGTAG
- the LOC105789210 gene encoding protein DETOXIFICATION 56-like → MPATATSRVEEIPTDKPSQSPSVSYPTKKWPANLIQIMLSELKIQRGLALPLVAMNLTWFVKIAVTTAFLGRLGELQLAGGTLGFTFANVTGFSVLNGLCGAMEPICGQAFGAKNFRLLHKTLLMTIILLLLTTLPLSFLWLNVDKILIHFGQKEDISAVAKTYLFYLLPDLVVTSLLCPLKAYLSSQSITIPIMFSSALALAFHIPINIFLAKAKGLEGVSMAIWISDLIAAILLVLYVVVKEIRKGGKWNEGGWWDQRVEDCLRLLKLSGPCCLTTCLEWWCYEILVLLTGRLRNAKQAVGVIAIVLNFDYLLYSVMLSLATCASTRVSNELGANQPVAAYQSAYVSLAVSTISGCFGALVMVGARGVWAPLFSHEKEIITGVKKMMLLMAVIEVVNFPLAVCGGIVRGTARPWLAMYANLGGFYLLALPLGVVLAFKAALGLSGLLLGFLVGMATCLALLLMMVVRIRWHEEADKAHILASDGNLETVNKVNDNEVRTSHDDRIVRASKQATQHNIDTNTNLQSAFTH, encoded by the coding sequence ATGCCTGCAACTGCAACATCAAGAGTGGAAGAGATCCCAACTGACAAACCATCTCAGTCACCTTCAGTTTCATATCCCACCAAGAAATGGCCGGCCAACCTAATACAGATAATGCTTTCAGAGCTGAAAATACAGAGAGGACTAGCACTTCCTTTGGTGGCCATGAACTTAACCTGGTTTGTGAAGATCGCGGTGACTACAGCTTTTCTAGGCAGGCTAGGGGAGCTCCAGTTAGCTGGTGGCACACTCGGTTTCACCTTCGCTAATGTCACAGGTTTCTCCGTCCTCAATGGACTTTGTGGTGCCATGGAACCTATCTGTGGTCAAGCTTTTGGAGCTAAAAACTTCAGGCTCCTTCACAAGACACTTTTGATGACCATAATCTTGTTACTGTTAACTACACTGCCTCTTTCTTTCCTATGGCTTAATGTTGATAAAATTCTAATCCATTTTGGCCAAAAAGAAGACATTTCAGCAGTTGCAAAGACATATCTTTTCTATCTTCTCCCTGACTTGGTTGTCACTTCATTGCTATGCCCTCTCAAGGCCTATTTGAGCTCTCAAAGCATAACAATCCCCATTATGTTTAGCTCGGCTTTAGCGCTTGCTTTTCACATCCCCATCAATATCTTTCTTGCAAAAGCTAAGGGTCTTGAAGGGGTTTCAATGGCAATCTGGATAAGTGATCTCATAGCTGCAATCCTTCTAGTCTTGTATGTAGTGGTGAAAGAGATTAGAAAGGGAGGGAAATGGAATGAGGGAGGCTGGTGGGATCAACGTGTTGAAGACTGCCTTAGACTGCTCAAGCTTAGTGGACCATGTTGTCTTACCACCTGCCTTGAATGGTGGTGCTATGAGATTTTGGTCTTGCTTACCGGAAGGCTACGAAATGCCAAGCAGGCAGTCGGAGTGATTGCTATCGTTCTGAACTTCGACTACTTGCTCTACTCTGTGATGTTGTCACTAGCCACATGTGCATCCACTCGTGTATCAAATGAGCTCGGTGCAAATCAGCCTGTTGCAGCCTACCAGTCAGCATACGTATCACTTGCAGTGAGCACAATTTCTGGTTGCTTTGGGGCATTGGTAATGGTGGGTGCAAGAGGCGTTTGGGCTCCTCTATTTAGCCATGAAAAAGAGATCATAACAGGAGTGAAAAAGATGATGTTGCTAATGGCAGTGATTGAAGTTGTAAACTTCCCCTTAGCTGTTTGTGGAGGAATTGTTCGTGGAACAGCTCGACCATGGTTGGCGATGTATGCCAATCTTGGGGGCTTCTATCTCTTAGCTTTACCGTTGGGTGTTGTACTGGCCTTCAAAGCTGCACTTGGACTGAGCGGGTTATTGCTAGGATTTTTAGTTGGGATGGCAACATGTTTGGCATTGTTGTTGATGATGGTAGTGAGAATAAGGTGGCATGAAGAAGCCGATAAGGCGCATATACTTGCCTCTGATGGGAATCTGGAAACAGTTAACAAGGTAAATGACAACGAAGTACGAACATCACACGATGATAGGATTGTTAGAGCTTCAAAGCAAGCCACACAGCATAACATAGACACTAACACCAATCTCCAATCTGCTTTCACCCATTAA
- the LOC105789211 gene encoding protein DETOXIFICATION 56 translates to MPATATSRVVEIPTDKPSQSPSVSYPTKKWQANLLQIMLSELKIQRGLALPLVAMNLTWFVKIAVTTAFLGRLGELQLAGGTLGFTFANVTGFSFLNGLCGAMEPICGQAFGAKNFRLLHKTLLMAIILLLLTTLPVSFLWLNVDKILIHFGQKEDISAVAKTYLFYLLPDLVVTSLLCPLKAYLSSQSITIPIMFSSALALAFHIPINIFLAKAKGIEGVSMAIWISDLIAAILLVLYVVVKENRKGENWNEGGWWDQRVEDWLRLLKLSGPCCLTTCLEWWCYEILVLLTGRLRNAKQAVGVIAIVLNFDYLLYSVMLSLATCASTRVSNELGSNQPIAAYQSAYVTLAVSTISGCVGALAMVGARGVWAPLFSHDKGIITGVKKMMLLMAVIEVVNFPLAVCGGIVRGTARPWLAMYANLGGFYLLALPLGVVLAFKAALGLSGLLIGLLVGMATCLALLLVMVVRIKWHEEADKAHILASDGNLETVNKVNDNEV, encoded by the coding sequence ATGCCTGCAACTGCAACATCAAGAGTGGTAGAGATCCCAACTGACAAACCATCTCAGTCACCTTCAGTTTCATATCCCACCAAGAAATGGCAGGCCAACCTATTGCAGATAATGCTTTCAGAGCTGAAAATACAGAGAGGACTAGCACTTCCATTGGTGGCCATGAACTTAACCTGGTTTGTGAAGATCGCGGTGACTACAGCTTTTCTAGGCAGGCTTGGGGAGCTCCAGTTAGCCGGTGGCACACTCGGTTTCACCTTCGCTAATGTCACCGGTTTCTCCTTCCTCAATGGACTTTGTGGTGCCATGGAACCTATCTGTGGTCAAGCTTTTGGAGCTAAAAACTTCAGGCTCCTTCACAAGACACTTTTGATGGCCATAATCTTGTTACTGTTAACTACACTACCTGTTTCGTTCCTGTGGCTTAATGTTGATAAAATTCTAATCCATTTTGGCCAAAAAGAAGACATTTCAGCTGTTGCAAAGACGTATCTTTTCTATCTTCTACCTGATTTGGTTGTCACTTCATTGCTATGCCCTCTCAAGGCCTATTTGAGCTCTCAAAGCATAACTATCCCCATCATGTTTAGCTCGGCTTTAGCGCTTGCTTTTCACATCCCCATCAATATCTTTCTTGCAAAAGCTAAGGGTATTGAAGGGGTTTCGATGGCAATCTGGATAAGCGATCTCATAGCTGCAATCCTTCTGGTCTTGTATGTAGTGGTGAAAGAGAATAGAAAGGGAGAGAACTGGAATGAGGGAGGATGGTGGGATCAACGAGTTGAAGACTGGCTTAGACTGCTCAAGCTTAGTGGACCATGTTGTCTTACCACCTGCCTTGAATGGTGGTGCTATGAGATTCTAGTCTTGCTTACCGGAAGGCTACGGAATGCCAAGCAGGCAGTCGGAGTGATTGCTATCGTTCTGAACTTCGACTACTTGCTCTACTCTGTGATGTTATCACTTGCCACGTGTGCATCTACTCGTGTATCTAATGAGCTCGGTTCAAACCAGCCCATAGCCGCCTACCAGTCTGCATACGTAACTCTTGCAGTGAGCACAATTTCCGGTTGCGTTGGTGCATTGGCAATGGTGGGCGCGAGAGGCGTTTGGGCTCCTCTGTTTAGCCATGACAAAGGAATCATAACAGGAGTGAAAAAGATGATGCTGCTAATGGCAGTGATTGAAGTTGTAAACTTCCCCTTAGCTGTTTGTGGAGGAATTGTTCGTGGAACAGCTCGGCCATGGTTGGCAATGTATGCAAACCTTGGGGGCTTCTATCTCTTAGCTTTACCGTTGGGTGTTGTTTTGGCATTCAAAGCTGCACTTGGACTGAGCGGGTTATTGATAGGACTTTTAGTTGGGATGGCAACATGTTTGGCATTGTTGTTGGTGATGGTTGTGAGAATAAAGTGGCATGAAGAAGCCGATAAGGCGCATATACTTGCCTCTGATGGGAATCTGGAAACAGTTAACAAGGTAAATGACAACGAAGTATGA